A single genomic interval of Vibrio maritimus harbors:
- a CDS encoding porin yields the protein MMNKLPIILAATILSSPVHAVIELTDTLSFSGFGSTSWARSDNDTPLFINRFIKDENCFDCDTTFGLQLDYYNNGFKASVQGVKRPQDHWSNPSLEWAYVGYEFDNFDIRAGRQRLPLYLASEYFYVGQAYTLARLPTEVYGAFLGITGYNGIAATWNTYIGDDIQLTVTPYVGFDDKNSVTFSPTFELEFETQRLYGINAQLLGDFYRWNFSVMDGKFDVTSRGTGFADIPFPPYEISFPINETDENRVKLYSIGTEYEFGMLKATFEFQKTESRRMDWYSMLSYRLAPFTPYVAYGQLYQQDKRSNMTTTLGVRYDVLNNVSINAEYQYVKVLNDGSGAFAPERTISPDVLEDNTANVFTLMVNFVF from the coding sequence ATGATGAACAAGCTTCCAATTATCTTAGCTGCCACCATACTAAGTTCTCCTGTTCATGCTGTTATCGAATTGACCGACACGCTGTCTTTTAGTGGCTTTGGTTCTACTTCTTGGGCCCGTTCAGACAATGACACACCACTATTTATCAATCGGTTTATCAAAGATGAAAATTGCTTTGACTGTGATACCACGTTCGGTTTGCAACTTGATTACTACAACAATGGATTCAAAGCCTCTGTTCAAGGGGTGAAGCGCCCTCAAGACCATTGGAGTAACCCTTCGTTGGAGTGGGCTTATGTTGGATATGAGTTCGATAATTTCGATATCAGAGCGGGGCGTCAGAGGCTACCGCTTTACCTTGCGTCAGAATACTTTTATGTCGGGCAGGCTTATACACTGGCACGACTTCCAACCGAAGTGTATGGCGCTTTTCTGGGTATCACTGGGTACAACGGAATTGCGGCAACGTGGAACACGTATATTGGCGATGACATCCAGCTTACGGTAACGCCTTATGTTGGCTTTGATGATAAAAACAGCGTGACGTTTAGTCCGACTTTTGAGCTGGAGTTTGAGACGCAAAGACTCTACGGAATCAACGCTCAGTTACTTGGTGATTTTTACCGCTGGAACTTTTCTGTAATGGATGGAAAGTTTGATGTGACATCAAGGGGTACAGGCTTTGCGGATATTCCTTTCCCTCCATATGAGATATCTTTCCCAATAAACGAAACCGATGAGAATAGGGTAAAACTATATTCGATCGGTACGGAATATGAATTTGGCATGCTAAAAGCTACGTTTGAGTTTCAAAAAACCGAATCTCGACGCATGGATTGGTACAGCATGCTGAGTTATCGATTAGCGCCATTCACACCTTATGTCGCTTATGGTCAGCTCTATCAGCAAGATAAGCGCTCTAACATGACGACTACGTTGGGCGTTCGATATGACGTTTTGAACAACGTTTCCATTAACGCAGAGTATCAATATGTCAAAGTGCTTAACGATGGCTCGGGAGCATTTGCGCCAGAGAGAACAATCTCTCCGGATGTCTTAGAGGATAACACTGCCAACGTGTTTACATTAATGGTTAATTTCGTCTTCTAA